In the genome of Candidatus Nitrosotalea sinensis, the window ACTTTGATGCTTTCCATGCAGGATACATTCCAGCAACAATGCTAAGTGTCAGAGAAAGCAACCATACTTTGATCAGATCAATAGGATCAAAGATCGGAGGAATATGAACAGGTGGGCCCCCACCTGCTGGACTTGTAGTGGTTGCAATGCTCATGATATAACCTCCGCCAATACCAATAATCATTCCCAGCGATGCACCAAACAATCCAATAAGACTTGCTTCTACTATGAACAGTGCAAGGATAGTACTATTCTGTGCTCCTATTGCCTTCATGGTACCAATTTCTCGTATCCTTTCAGTCACCGAGTTGTACAAAGTGGTCACAATTCCCACAGCACCAACTACAAGTGCTATGATTCCAACCATCAAGATAAATGCAGCATTACCACTTGCAGCCTGCTGCCTTACTGCAATTATGGCCTTTGGAGTTGTAGCACCAAGTGTTTTGCCAAATTGTCCTGTAATCTCATTTTGTACAGTATCAACATCGTCAGGGGTTGCGGCTGCAACTATTAATTGGTCGTATTTGTTCACCTTGTGCAACAAATCATTTCCAGCATCCAGATTAATTATTACAGAACGATCTATCATAGTGTTTCCAGATGGTTTTAGAATCCCAGTTACTACAAAATTCTTTGTTACTGTGACTGATTTGCCACTAGAATCTGCATATGTTGCAGTTGCACGAATTGTTTGACCCAATGAAACAAAGGCATTAGCTGCACCAGGAGGATTTACTATAGTATCCCCCACTATCGCAGATGACCGGTCATTTGCTTTTACAGTAGAACCATCAACGTATTCCAGATTTGGCAATTCTACTATAAGTTTTGTAGGATCAATCGATGTAACAGATACACGTTGTGTATTACCTTGCGAATCAATAGATACTGAACCAGTATATTCAGGTATGACATCAGATACTAGAGGTAGTGATTTTATCTTATTTACAATAACAGTATTTATTATAATGGCATTTCCTGCAGATGCATCTCTAAATCCTCGTTGACCACTGCCAACAAAGAGAACATTTGCTGCAAGTGTATTGAATTGTTTTTCCAAAAATGCAGCTTGTCCCGCACTAAGACCATTTAATACTACAACAAGACTGCTGCCAAGTACAACCATCAGTATTGTTAATAATGTTCTAACCTTTCTGTCAACTAGGGCCTCAAAAGATAACAGAAATAGATCTTTAGGATTCATTGTCTTTCTTTTTTACACCGTCAAATATCGAGACTATGTCAGTGTCTCCTTTGGTCAATAATTGTAATTTTTTAGATCTTGACTTTTTCCTCCTAACAAGAAATACAACAGCTGCAGCTATTCCGGCTCCTGCTACACCCATAACAGGCAAAGGAATTTGTTCAAAGATGGATGTTTGCTGGTTTCTCTGATTTGCTGTCTGAGGAACTTTACTGATAGCAACAGTGCCATTTAGTACAACATTATGAAAATTCTTTAGATCATCAGCATACGTTACTTTGAATGCTACCTGATACATTCCAGGGGTTAGTAAGTTAATTCCTCGAATAGGTATGCTAAAGGGAATAGGCGAATCTGGTGACAAGTCTCCTATGAATTGTTGTGAAGGACCTCCCCCTCTTCCTTGGAAGCCTTGACCACCCTGTCCTCCTCTTCCTTGGAAGCCTTGACCACCATTTCCAGAACCACCGCTACCTTGTCCACCTTGGAAGTTTTGACCACCTTGAGAACCAGTTGCCGGAGATCCTTGATCTGCTTGTGCAGATTGGAAAGATTGTTGATCATTTGTAGAATTTGCAAGTCTTGCAGTTCTCATGGCATCAATAAGTTGCGAAGGAGCAAGTTGTATAGTAGTATACAATCCGGTAGTACTTCCCTGATTAAGCAAATTACCAGCCAAAGTAGATGTACCTCCCAATGAAGTTACAGACAAGTCATAGATTTGTAGTTTGATATCTCCAACTACAAATGTTCCAAGTGTAAGAGAGTTTGTCTGAGCTTGTCCCTTTGAGATATAATTTGCTGTAAGTGTAAAAGAAGTCGGAGTATTGATAAGAGTATTTGCAGCATATACTTTAGTATTTAGGACTTGTCTATCTCCTGAACTCATATTCTGAATTGTCCAAGTAGATGGACCTACTATTGACACAGATGTTGATTGCGGTACAAGAGATATAACAATATTAGACATTGGATTTGTACTATTATTTTCAACTGCAAAGTCCAGATCATCCAATAATGCAGCTGTAATCACAGGCGTAGTTGTATTTCCTAAATAAGATAAGCTAAGAGATTGAGGTGGATTTGGAGCTATAACAAGTCCAGTGCTGACATTAGTAGTAGAAAGCTTTCCCCAGGCATTTTGATAATTAATTTGTAGTTGCACTTCTTGAGTAGATCCGCTTGCGGCGGTACTAGGATATACAGTGGTGCTTATGACCGCTTTTGATTTTGCAGGTATAGTACCTAAATTGAATGTATTAGGCCCCAGATTTACTAACTGAGTTGTAGATGATTGGAGTACTACAGAGCCTCCACTATTGCTTCCGGTACTACCCTTTGAGTTGCCAAGATTGACAATAGTAGCTACAACTCCTGTAGCATCTGCAGAACCCTTGTTATCGATTTCTATGGAGATTGGATCCTTACTTTGAGGTACAAGGTCAGAAGTTACAGGAGATGCATCAAGTACTACTTTACCAGGAAGTACAAAAGGTACATTCAAAAGTGCAGAAGTACATTGCTGGCCAACTACTCCAACTTGGACATAATTAGCTACAACAGTAGTGGAAAATGTTCCTACTTTGGCGGTAGGTAGTACATTGATGTTAAAATACATCGTAAATGATGCTCCAGGTGCTACTTGACCATAATAGTTACCCAGTGCAACATTGTTTGTTGTAACACGTGATGCTTGGTTGTATTTTTGAAGCAATTGAGGGTTTGCACTCTCACCAGTAGGTGCAAATCCAGATGGCAGATTAAGAAAAGCAGTAACAGATGTTATAGGATAGACTGATCCTCTGTTATTGAAAACTACGGCAAAGACAGATGGTCCTTCTCCGGGCCCTATCTCTTTTTTGACAGGGTTACTAGTAATATCAGTGTCAGTAGAAGTTCCTTGATCTACCCAGTACGAGTCAACAACTACAGGTCCGCTATATGTTGCATCAAGAACGGTAGTTAATGGAGCAAAACAATCTTGCGTTTGTGTTATTGCCAGATGACCATTTCCTGACGGTACAACGGTGACAACTTGCCCATATGCATCAAAAGATGCAAGCATTGTAGGGATCAATAACATGGCAATCAGAATAGGAACTGAAATCTTTGTGGTCATTCTTTGGCCAAATAATTTTTTAATAGTACTCTTAGTTGACGACATCTTTTTCTATCCTCCCATCTCGTAATAAAATTGACCTGTCTGTAGACTCTGCAAGTTCTGGATTGTGTGTTACCATTATGATAGTACGTTTGAATTTATGAGAAAGCATCTTTAACATGTCAAATACATCCTCACCTGTTTTTGTATCCAAGTTGCCAGTAGGTTCATCAGCTAAAATTATAGAAGGATTATTTATCAAGGAACGTGCTATTGCAACACGTTGTTGCTGTCCACCGCTGAGATTTACGGGTTTTTGATTTCTTTTATCAGCAATACCAAGTGCTTCTAGAATTTTAATTGCTCGAGAATCTGCTTCATCACTTGATATGCCTGCAATTATCCCAGGAAGTTTGACATTTTTTTGTACAGTGGTCCTATTTATCAAATTAAATGACTGGAAAATAAAACCAATGCGTCTGTTTCTCATAGTTGCAAGATCTGAATCATTAAGAGAGAAAATATCAATACCATCAATGTGAATTTTACCACTTGTAGGCCTGTCAAGTGCACCAACCATGTTCAATATGGTAGATTTTCCACTTCCGGAAGGACCTATAATAGATACAAACTCGCCCTTTTTAATGGAAAAGCTGACATTATCTAACGCAACTACCCTACCTGCAGCAGAATTGTATATTTTGGACAGATTCTCTACTTTCAATGCAAGTGAATCATCATGAGTAATTTCGTTTTGAGATCTTTTTTCAACTACCAAGTCTTTTGTCATACTTTTCAAAATCAATCCCCTTTTAGAACTCATCCATTTTGAATTTAGAAGAGCTATAACATGATACTGGTATAATCATATTCAATGTAATTCTCTGCCAATTTTAGAATAAAACGATTATCAAACCTTGTTAAGGAACAATGTTAGTGATAGGACTACAAATTTGTATCAAAATTGTATCTAGTACATGTTAAAACATGCCTTGTGGTAATATTTTGGAGGTCTTGCCCCAATTCGTATTACAACATCTCCTTCCAATAGCTTCACAGTACACTTGCGACACTCATTGTTGCCAAGAGAAGACAATCTTGCAACATCTCTAGGTTCTAGCCTGATTTCCATCATATCAGCATCATCTAGTCATTTCCATGTAGTTGATTTCTTAACAATGGAGAGTATCAGAAATGGTATTTTTGTTATATCAATCTGTTTTTCTGCAGATACACATAGTATACCACATACCATCGGAAAAGTCATGAATATCACATTGTAACCGTATGAAAGGGTAAAATTTTCAGATCCCAGTTGCGAATCCTGCTCCTTGCGCATTCTTACTCCAAGAGCAGTTTCCATAAGTAGCATATCCCTATCTGCCTGGCTGAGGACAGATTGAATCCCTTGTTTTACTTTCCAGGCAAGTATTTTGCCCTTATCACTTATTATTCCTGAAGATCTCATTTGGTCATCCAAATTGAGTACAACATCACAAACAGATTCGAGTTCAGGTACAGAATACAAATAATTTTCAAAATTTTGAAATGTTGAACCCATATGATTTTTGTTTCTGATTTAAAATAAAACAATTATCGAACTTTGTTCAGTAACAATGTTCGTTAAAGAAATATCCAGTAAAATCAAAAAATAAAGAAAAAGATGGGATCAAGATTGAGATCCGCTAGGTGTTGTAGATGGAGCACTGCCAGATTGAGGGTTAGAACCCCATGAGTGTGAACCCATTGGCTTGTGCATGCCTCTTGCGCCACCCATTCCAAATCCTCCCATTCCAAATTGGTGTCCTTGAGACTGGTACAATACAGAACCAGTTGATGGATCGACAATCACAGAGTAAACCATGTTCTTGTCGTCAATTACCTTGAAACTATATACAACATAGCCCTGCATCACAGTCAAACTTCCACCTATCACTTTGCCACTAACTGCAGATGCAGCAGTGTCAGATGCAGCAGAAAATGACACCTTGACATTAGACATTATTGTTTGTTCAAGGTTGATAGAACCTTGGATTTGCGGTTTTTGGTTTTGAGTGCCCTGTACTTGTGCAGATGCTGCAGAGACTCCCACAGTAGCAAGAATTGCTACACCAAGAATCATGACAAGCATCTTTTTGTGTACAAAGATGTCTTTGGTATTCATATGTACAGATACAGCAGTAGATTAATAAAAAATTGCTAAACCATGTCAGTGAACAATGTTAGTGATGCATCACTTTCATGATGAGATATTATCATGACAGATTTCAAGTAAAAAACTTAATACACAATTTACTTGCCAGAGTAATAACCTTGTCACATGAATACAGAGACAGAATTTACATACGAAAGGATATCATACTGAAATTAACTGAACATGGGGAACTTAATCAGACATCACTTCTTAGTTATTGCGGTTTGAATTTAATGAAACACAAAGACATTCTTGAGAGTCTAGAGAGAAAAGGTTTCATAAATAGAACAGAGCAGGCGTGGGGAAACAAGAAGATAATTAAATATGCCGTTACACAAAAGGGACGTGAGTTTTGTAGAATGATTTTAGAGCCTTATGAAGATATTTTTCCAAGGAGTGAAAAACATGACCAAGAACAAAGTTAGCGAAGCATTTTTAATGCAAAAGGAGTGTTTTTAGTAAATGTCAGATCCGCATAATGACTCGTCTGGAAATAATGTACCTACTGACAAGGATGACAAGAAAGAATCTGAAAGCATTTTGAAAATTCTAGATGAATTACTAT includes:
- a CDS encoding ABC transporter permease, with amino-acid sequence MNPKDLFLLSFEALVDRKVRTLLTILMVVLGSSLVVVLNGLSAGQAAFLEKQFNTLAANVLFVGSGQRGFRDASAGNAIIINTVIVNKIKSLPLVSDVIPEYTGSVSIDSQGNTQRVSVTSIDPTKLIVELPNLEYVDGSTVKANDRSSAIVGDTIVNPPGAANAFVSLGQTIRATATYADSSGKSVTVTKNFVVTGILKPSGNTMIDRSVIINLDAGNDLLHKVNKYDQLIVAAATPDDVDTVQNEITGQFGKTLGATTPKAIIAVRQQAASGNAAFILMVGIIALVVGAVGIVTTLYNSVTERIREIGTMKAIGAQNSTILALFIVEASLIGLFGASLGMIIGIGGGYIMSIATTTSPAGGGPPVHIPPIFDPIDLIKVWLLSLTLSIVAGMYPAWKASKLSPMVALRRE
- a CDS encoding COG1361 S-layer family protein, giving the protein MSSTKSTIKKLFGQRMTTKISVPILIAMLLIPTMLASFDAYGQVVTVVPSGNGHLAITQTQDCFAPLTTVLDATYSGPVVVDSYWVDQGTSTDTDITSNPVKKEIGPGEGPSVFAVVFNNRGSVYPITSVTAFLNLPSGFAPTGESANPQLLQKYNQASRVTTNNVALGNYYGQVAPGASFTMYFNINVLPTAKVGTFSTTVVANYVQVGVVGQQCTSALLNVPFVLPGKVVLDASPVTSDLVPQSKDPISIEIDNKGSADATGVVATIVNLGNSKGSTGSNSGGSVVLQSSTTQLVNLGPNTFNLGTIPAKSKAVISTTVYPSTAASGSTQEVQLQINYQNAWGKLSTTNVSTGLVIAPNPPQSLSLSYLGNTTTPVITAALLDDLDFAVENNSTNPMSNIVISLVPQSTSVSIVGPSTWTIQNMSSGDRQVLNTKVYAANTLINTPTSFTLTANYISKGQAQTNSLTLGTFVVGDIKLQIYDLSVTSLGGTSTLAGNLLNQGSTTGLYTTIQLAPSQLIDAMRTARLANSTNDQQSFQSAQADQGSPATGSQGGQNFQGGQGSGGSGNGGQGFQGRGGQGGQGFQGRGGGPSQQFIGDLSPDSPIPFSIPIRGINLLTPGMYQVAFKVTYADDLKNFHNVVLNGTVAISKVPQTANQRNQQTSIFEQIPLPVMGVAGAGIAAAVVFLVRRKKSRSKKLQLLTKGDTDIVSIFDGVKKKDNES
- a CDS encoding ABC transporter ATP-binding protein → MTKDLVVEKRSQNEITHDDSLALKVENLSKIYNSAAGRVVALDNVSFSIKKGEFVSIIGPSGSGKSTILNMVGALDRPTSGKIHIDGIDIFSLNDSDLATMRNRRIGFIFQSFNLINRTTVQKNVKLPGIIAGISSDEADSRAIKILEALGIADKRNQKPVNLSGGQQQRVAIARSLINNPSIILADEPTGNLDTKTGEDVFDMLKMLSHKFKRTIIMVTHNPELAESTDRSILLRDGRIEKDVVN
- a CDS encoding DUF6659 family protein produces the protein MGSTFQNFENYLYSVPELESVCDVVLNLDDQMRSSGIISDKGKILAWKVKQGIQSVLSQADRDMLLMETALGVRMRKEQDSQLGSENFTLSYGYNVIFMTFPMVCGILCVSAEKQIDITKIPFLILSIVKKSTTWK
- a CDS encoding PepSY domain-containing protein: MNTKDIFVHKKMLVMILGVAILATVGVSAASAQVQGTQNQKPQIQGSINLEQTIMSNVKVSFSAASDTAASAVSGKVIGGSLTVMQGYVVYSFKVIDDKNMVYSVIVDPSTGSVLYQSQGHQFGMGGFGMGGARGMHKPMGSHSWGSNPQSGSAPSTTPSGSQS
- a CDS encoding winged helix-turn-helix domain-containing protein: MSHEYRDRIYIRKDIILKLTEHGELNQTSLLSYCGLNLMKHKDILESLERKGFINRTEQAWGNKKIIKYAVTQKGREFCRMILEPYEDIFPRSEKHDQEQS